The Eublepharis macularius isolate TG4126 chromosome 3, MPM_Emac_v1.0, whole genome shotgun sequence genome has a window encoding:
- the CLN5 gene encoding ceroid-lipofuscinosis neuronal protein 5, whose amino-acid sequence MGASGAVWQPWRLLLLWPALLGFAAGCPQQLRWPVPYRRFDDRPPTDPYCQARYTFCPTGSAIPIMSDKDVLEVYRLQAPVWEFKYGDLLGHLRIMHDAVGFTSSLTGRNYTMEWYELFQLGNCTFPHLRPDRLAPFWCNQGAACFYEGINDAHWKENGSLVLVTTISGAMFNQMAKWVKYDNRTGIYYETWMVKESPEEQARVWFEAYECSKFVLRMYQKLADLGAVFKKIQTNYTTLTLFSGEPICLGNETSIFGPQGSNKTLAMAIRDFYSPFKPYHSFKEFFINFWRIFNEVILKHEFYFFYNLEYWFLPLKYPYVKIAYEEIPLPGSSTSRLNPSQRTSANATLL is encoded by the exons ATGGGTGCGAGCGGGGCTGTCTGGCAGCcttggcggctgctgctgctgtggccggCACTCCTGGGCTTTGCAGCCGGCTGCCCGCAGCAACTGCGGTGGCCCGTGCCGTACAG GCGTTTTGATGACCGCCCTCCAACAGATCCTTATTGCCAGGCTCGTTACACCTTCTGCCCCACTGGCTCTGCCATTCCAATAATGAGCGACAAAGATGTCCTTGAGGTGTATCGGTTGCAAGCGCCTGTCTGGGAGTTCAAATATGGAGATCTCTTGGGTCACCTG aGAATCATGCACGACGCTGTTGGTTTCACGAGCTCTTTAACGGGAAGGAACTATACGATGGAATGGTATGAACTGTTCCAGCTGGGAAACTGCACATTTCCGCATCTCCGCCCTGACAGGCTCGCGCCGTTTTGGTGTAATCAAGGGGCTGCCTGTTTTTATGAAGGAATCAACGATGCCCACTGGAAGGAGAACGGAAGCTTGGTTCTGGTCACCACTATCTCAG gagcgATGTTTAATCAGATGGCCAAATGGGTGAAATACGACAACAGAACTGGAATTTACTACGAGACCTGGATGGTCAAGGAGAGTCCAGAGGAGCAGGCCAGAGTGTGGTTTGAGGCCTATGAGTGCTCCAAATTTGTCCTGAGGATGTATCAAAAACTGGCAGATTTAGGAGCGGTTTTCAAAAAGATACAAACCAATTACACCACCCTCACTCTCTTCAGCGGAGAGCCCATTTGCCTTGGGAATGAAACATccatctttggaccccaaggCAGCAACAAAACGCTTGCTATGGCTATCAGAGACTTCTATTCTCCGTTCAAACCTTATCATTCCTTCAAAGAATTCTTTATAAACTTCTGGAGAATATTCAATGAAGTGATTCTGAAACATGAATTTTACTTCTTCTACAACCTAGAATACTGGTTTTTACCCCTGAAATACCCTTATGTCAAAATAGCCTATGAGGAAATCCCATTACCTGGTTCAAGCACCAGCAGACTGAATCCTTCGCAAAGGACATCAGCAAATGCAACCCTGCTGTGA
- the FBXL3 gene encoding F-box/LRR-repeat protein 3, with translation MKRGRKNSKASDHLPDEENTADGKKLKTADEGSAGGLQSPDWGDLIPDIVLQVFQYLPLLDRAHASQVCRRWNQVFHMPELWRCFEFELNQPATSYLKATHPELIKQIIKRHSNHLQYVSFKVDSSKESAEAACDILSQLVNCSLKTLGLISTARPSFMDLPKSHFISALTVVFVNSKSLSSLKIDDTPVDDPSLKVLVANNSDTLKLLKMSSCPHVSPAGILCVADQCHGLRELALNYHLLSDDLLLALSSEKHVRLEHLRIDVVSENPGQTHFHAIEKSSWDAFIRHSPKVNLVMYFFLYEEEFGPFFRYETPVTHLYFGRSVSKEVLGRVGMTCPRLVELVVCANGLRPLDEELIRIAERCKNLSAIGLGECEVSCSAFVEFVKMCGGRLSQLSIMEEVLIPDQKYSLEQIHWEVSKHLGRVWFPDMMPTW, from the exons ATGAAACgaggaagaaaaaacagcaaagccAGCGATCATTTGCCAGACGAGGAGAATACAGCAGATGGCAAAAAGCTGAAGACAGCAGATGAAGGGTCCGCTGGAGGGCTTCAGAGCCCCGATTGGGGGGACCTCATTCCAGACATCGTCCTGCAGGTGTTCCAGTATTTACCTCTTCTTGATCGTGCTCATGCATCGCAGGTCTGCCGTAGGTGGAACCAAGTGTTCCATATGCCTGAACTCTGGAGATGTTTTGAGTTTGAACTGAATCAGCCGGCTACGTCTTATTTGAAAGCTACTCATCCGGAGCTCATTAAGCAGATAATCAAAAGGCATTCCAATCATCTCCAGTATGTTAGTTTCAAG GTGGACAGCAGCAAGGAATCAGCTGAAGCAGCTTGCGATATTTTATCACAGCTTGTGAATTGCTCCTTAAAAACTCTTGGATTAATTTCCACCGCTCGACCAAGCTTCATGGATTTACCAAAG TCACACTTTATTTCTGCGTTGACGGTAGTGTTTGTAAACTCCAAGTCACTTTCTTCACTTAAGATAGATGATACGCCAGTAGACGATCCATCTCTCAAGGTACTAGTGGCTAACAACAGTGACACCTTGAAACTGTTAAAGATGAGCAGTTGTCCTCATGTTTCTCCAGCAG GTATCCTCTGTGTGGCTGACCAGTGCCATGGCCTCCGTGAGCTGGCGTTAAATTACCACCTGCTGAGCGATGACCTCCTCCTTGCTCTGTCATCAGAAAAACACGTCCGGTTAGAACACTTGCGCATAGATGTAGTCAGCGAGAATCCTGGACAGACACACTTCCATGCAATCGAGAAGAGCAGTTGGGACGCTTTCATCAGACATTCTCCCAAAGTAAATTtagtcatgtattttttcttataCGAAGAGGAGTTTGGCCCGTTCTTTCGTTATGAAACACCGGTCACTCACCTATATTTTGGGAGGTCAGTAAGCAAAGAAGTTCTTGGCAGAGTTGGAATGACATGTCCGCGGCTGGTGGAATTGGTGGTATGTGCCAATGGATTGCGGCCACTGGATGAAGAGTTGATTCGCATTGCAGAGCGCTGTAAGAATCTGTCAGCTATTGGCCTTGGGGAGTGTGAAGTCTCCTGCAGTGCCTTTGTGGAGTTTGTGAAGATGTGTGGTGGCCGTCTTTCTCAATTGTCTATAATGGAAGAAGTTCTGATTCCTGACCAGAAGTACAGCTTGGAGCAGATTCATTGGGAAGTGTCAAAACATCTGGGTAGAGTCTGGTTTCCAGATATGATGCCCACATGGTAA